The Rhododendron vialii isolate Sample 1 chromosome 5a, ASM3025357v1 genome contains a region encoding:
- the LOC131327479 gene encoding uncharacterized protein LOC131327479: MDSSPLRSKSNYHARSVSLPSRLHPVIPHIDENLNLHGLQNMFDRLDDLLLLPHTQQVFAQQRHETWVEEVLEKYLRLLGICAAAKDVSTQTKQDVQGLLSILRRRRNANDFSGYLSSRKKAKKVIQKSLNDLKSIENKTSAIAFGKSNESLEIVSLLNEVEAATIGVFESSMSYIAGTKVESRASGFSLVSELMNRKSVSPEEEKTKTNAFEKSDAALHSLNSHKTGGLIHMDDVQNLLGKMESSIQDLEEGLECLFRQLIKIRVSLLNILNH; encoded by the coding sequence ATGGATTCTTCTCCTTTGAGATCAAAATCCAACTACCATGCTCGTTCTGTCAGCTTGCCTTCTAGACTTCACCCGGTCATTCCTCATATCGATGAGAATTTGAACCTTCATGGACTTCAAAATATGTTTGACCGTTTGGACGATTTGCTTCTATTGCCACACACTCAACAAGTCTTTGCCCAACAGCGACACGAGACATGGGTCGAAGAGGTTCTGGAAAAGTATCTCAGGCTCTTGGGTATTTGTGCTGCTGCTAAAGACGTTTCCACCCAAACAAAGCAAGATGTACAAGGCCTTCTATCGATCCTGCGCAGGAGAAGAAATGCCAATGACTTTTCAGGGTACTTGAGTTCAAGAAAGAAGGCAAAGAAGGTGATCCAAAAGTCTCTAAATGATTTGAAGAGTATCGAAAACAAGACTAGTGCAATAGCTTTCGGAAAAAGCAATGAAAGTTTGGAGATTGTTAGCTTGTTAAATGAGGTTGAAGCAGCCACGATTGGGGTGTTCGAGTCTTCGATGTCCTATATTGCAGGGACAAAGGTGGAATCAAGGGCGAGTGGATTTTCCTTGGTTTCCGAACTTATGAACCGGAAGAGCGTTTCACCCgaagaggaaaaaacaaaaaccaacgCTTTCGAGAAATCTGATGCTGCACTGCACTCACTCAACAGTCACAAGACTGGTGGTCTAATACACATGGACGATGTCCAAAATCTGTTGGGGAAGATGGAATCGAGCATTCAAGATCTGGAAGAAGGACTAGAATGCTTGTTCAGGCAGTTAATCAAAATTAGAGTTTCCCTCCTCAATATTCTCAACCACTAG
- the LOC131325557 gene encoding uncharacterized protein LOC131325557 gives MYSVIWPLDEKYPFVKPEGGESVSDVVSRLMKALITIESAFQGCTILVVSHGDPLQILQTILHAAKERDGPNCDLASRIEAVKVPSVLSRHQKYALLTGQLRAVI, from the exons AT GTATTCAGTGATATGGCCTCTGGATGAGAAATATCCGTTTGTGAAGCCAGAAGGTGGAGAAAGTGTTTCGGATGTTGTTTCTAGACTCATGAAGGCTTTGATAACCATTGAGTCAGCGTTTCAAGG CTGCACAATCTTGGTTGTCAGCCATGGTGATCCCCTTCAAATCTTGCAGACAATACTCCATGCAGCTAAAGAGCGTGACGGACCCAATTGTGACTTGGCATCAAGAATAGAGGCAGTTAAAGTCCCATCTGTTCTCTCACGACACCAGAAGTATGCCCTTCTAACTGGACAACTTAGGGCAGTCATATAA
- the LOC131327477 gene encoding uncharacterized protein LOC131327477, whose product MSTRGGGRGGRGGRGMTGHGITAHGVTTRSVLTPAVQFSPNNGATTRSAITPVVQSMPNNDPEQNSSAALHISESEQPNESLTLGTPITKQVRGRTKGLALAKIRRRGEKVKLGFSRMLGQPTSDNEDDLTRYTTELGIIVWQFAPLQAKSWKVVPQDAKEMCIAHIREKFDLPEATYVDKAILQSMGKRYCDSRSRLKKKFNKGAVDCPAHIEGADWGYLSNLWQDKVYQEKCDKYKDSRYKPRNHHVAGSKAFYKVKNHLREKNNGVNPDLPETWKKTHYNKKRKCWTDGSETVYKKLKDVQDQAMANGSIPLTDEELSCTVFGPKPGYIRGLGHGPKPSLTKSGQTSRAQLIRDAEEAREETTAAQKKCEEALVKATQARKNTDQLAETIANMQSQLNFLLQQNDRNMPSNDANCSINDGDRLVDEDAMDY is encoded by the exons ATGTCTACTAGAGGTGGAGGacgaggaggacgaggaggtcGTGGAATGACAGGTCATGGAATCACTGCTCATGGTGTGACTACAAGATCAGTGCTTACTCCTGCTGTGCAATTTTCGCCAAATAATGGTGCGACTACAAGATCAGCGATTACACCTGTTGTGCAATCTATGCCAAATAATGATCCAGAGCAAAACTCATCTGCCGCTCTACACATATCTGAGTCTGAGCAACCAAATGAATCCTTGACACTTG gtACACCTATAACTAAGCAAGTACGTGGGAGAACTAAAGGTTTAGCGCTAGCTAAAATTCGAAGGCGTGGAGAGAAGGTTAAGTTGGGATTTTCTAGAATGCTAGGACAACCAACGAGTGACAACGAGGATGACTTGACTAGGTACACCACAGAGTTAGGTATTATTGTTTGGCAATTCGCTCCTCTACAGGCCAAAAGCTGGAAGGTGGTGCCCCAAGATGCAAAGGAAATGTGTATTGCACACATTCGT GAAAAATTTGATCTTCCTGAAGCAACTTATGTAGACAAAGCTATACTGCAAAGTATGGGTAAGCGATATTGTGATAGCCGATCCCGCCTCAAGAAGAAGTTCAACAAAGGAGCTGTCGATTGCCCTGCACACATAGAGGGGGCAGATTGGGGATATTTGTCTAACTTATGGCAAGACAAAGTCTATCAG GAAAAATGTGACAAGTACAAGGATAGTCGATATAAGCCTAGGAATCACCATGTTGCTGGATCAAAGGCTTTCTACAAGGTCAAAAATCATTTG agagagaaaaacaatggCGTGAATCCTGACCTTCCTGAGACTTGGAAGAAGactcattacaacaaaaagagaaaatgttggACAGATGGTTCAGAAACTGTATAT aaaaaattaaaagatgtTCAAGATCAAGCGATGGCAAATGGATCTATTCCTTTGACAGATGAGGAGCTCTCATGTACAGTTTTTGGACCTAAACCAGGATACATACGTGGTTTAGGACATGGTCCCAAGCCTAGCTTAACAAAATCTGGCCAAACTTCTCGGGCACAACTTATAAGAGATGCTGAAGAGGCTAGAGAAGAAACTACAGCAGCGCAGAAGAAGTGTGAGGAGGCTCTAGTTAAAGCAACACAAGCTCGTAAAAATACAGATCAACTAGCAGAAACCATAGCTAATATGCAATCCCAATTAAATTTCTTGTTACAGCAAAATGATCGCAACATGCCTTCCAATGATGCTA ATTGCTCAATAAACGATGGTGATCGTTTGGTGGATGAAGATGCAATGGATTACTAG
- the LOC131327480 gene encoding uncharacterized protein LOC131327480 — protein MASSPLRLKSFYHTRSVSLPSRLHPAIPHDHEHLRLSGLENMYDRLDDFLQLPHTQQAFAQQRHEKWVEMVLEKYLGLLDVCATAKDVSSQTKQDLQGLLSTLRRRREANDFSEYLNSKKKTKKSIQKSLKDLKSIKTKHTVVALGNSQEILDSLNEVEAATVGAFETLLSYISGTKAESRLSGFSLASKLMHRKSDASEDEETNKNMFEKFDVLLHSLNNHKTSKSDNTVRVENVQNLLGKMELSIQEIEEGLECLFRRLIKTRVTLLNILNR, from the coding sequence ATGGCTTCATCTCCTTTGAGATTAAAATCCTTCTACCATACTCGTTCTGTCAGCTTGCCTTCTAGACTTCACCCAGCTATCCCTCACGACCATGAGCATTTGAGGCTAAGTGGCCTTGAAAACATGTATGATCGTTTGGATGATTTCCTTCAATTGCCTCACACTCAACAAGCCTTTGCTCAACAACGCCATGAGAAATGGGTTGAAATGGTGCTGGAAAAGTATCTAGGGCTGTTGGATGTGTGCGCTACTGCTAAAGATGTATCCTCACAAACAAAGCAAGATTTACAAGGCCTTCTTTCAACCCTACGCAGAAGAAGGGAGGCGAATGACTTTTCAGAGTACTTAAATTCGaaaaagaagacaaagaagTCGATCCAAAAGTCCCTAAAGGATTTGAAGAGCATCAAAACCAAGCATACCGTCGTAGCTCTTGGAAACAGCCAGGAAATTTTGGATTCGCTAAATGAGGTTGAAGCAGCCACTGTTGGGGCATTCGAGACATTGTTGTCCTATATTTCAGGGACAAAGGCAGAGTCAAGATTGAGTGGATTTTCTTTGGCTTCCAAACTCATGCACCGCAAGAGCGATGCATCCGAAGatgaagaaacaaacaaaaacatgttCGAGAAATTTGATGTTTTATTGCACTCCCTCAACAATCACAAGACAAGCAAATCTGATAACACAGTACGCGTTGAGAATGTGCAAAACCTACTGGGGAAGATGGAGTTAAGCATTCAAGAAATCGAAGAAGGACTTGAATGTTTGTTCAGGCGGTTAATCAAAACCAGAGTTACCCTCCTCAACATCCTCAACCGCTAG